From Candidatus Methylomirabilota bacterium, a single genomic window includes:
- a CDS encoding tetratricopeptide repeat protein, with amino-acid sequence MLALETLPGWRRTEREREDGFRHLERARQATSELGDEARVARLEGVIAWHRGEEAGLRRALRRAEQARDEEACARISLYYAGHLGQVARYEESLTYTDQGVAALGRLGQVHDQAYEMATSGRCYSSRAGHLAKALDYAMRARALGDGLGDARLKAWRTMEAEPYMYKGLWLDVTRVVEEGLPLAWEIREWPVIFWTSAWGAIAHVKLGQHAEARRLLDRAIPACEATSYTYGWNMIFLQVALADLELAVGNVPAALAAARRAVDIAKESHYRMEQGAALRVLGQACEAVDDRAAAEDAFRQSVAVLEATQSRPELGQTLLAYGRFGSRGGAPAGRVLIERALALFEEMDATGWIAEARAAL; translated from the coding sequence GTGCTGGCGCTCGAGACGTTGCCCGGTTGGCGCCGAACGGAGCGGGAGCGAGAAGACGGCTTTCGACATCTCGAACGCGCCCGTCAAGCGACGTCCGAGCTCGGGGACGAGGCCCGGGTGGCACGGCTCGAGGGTGTGATCGCGTGGCACCGGGGGGAGGAGGCGGGCCTCCGCCGAGCCTTGCGGCGCGCCGAGCAAGCGCGAGACGAGGAAGCGTGTGCACGGATCAGCCTCTACTACGCCGGGCACCTCGGTCAGGTCGCGAGGTACGAGGAGTCGCTGACGTATACCGACCAGGGCGTGGCCGCATTGGGTCGCCTGGGACAGGTGCACGATCAGGCGTATGAGATGGCCACGAGCGGCCGCTGCTATTCATCCCGCGCCGGACACCTCGCGAAAGCCCTGGACTACGCGATGCGTGCCCGGGCCCTTGGCGATGGTCTCGGCGATGCGCGACTCAAGGCATGGCGAACGATGGAGGCCGAGCCCTACATGTACAAGGGCCTCTGGCTCGACGTGACCCGTGTCGTCGAGGAAGGTCTCCCATTGGCGTGGGAGATCAGGGAGTGGCCCGTGATCTTCTGGACCTCGGCCTGGGGGGCCATCGCGCATGTGAAGCTCGGGCAGCACGCGGAGGCCCGACGGCTGCTGGACCGCGCGATACCGGCATGTGAAGCCACCAGCTATACGTATGGGTGGAACATGATCTTCCTTCAGGTGGCGCTGGCCGACCTCGAGCTCGCCGTCGGTAATGTGCCGGCCGCGCTGGCCGCCGCCCGCCGAGCGGTCGACATAGCCAAAGAAAGCCACTACCGCATGGAGCAAGGCGCCGCGCTTCGTGTGCTCGGTCAGGCCTGCGAGGCCGTGGATGACCGAGCCGCGGCCGAAGACGCGTTCCGGCAAAGCGTGGCGGTGCTCGAAGCCACTCAGTCCCGGCCAGAGCTGGGCCAGACCTTGCTCGCGTACGGGCGGTTCGGCTCGCGCGGCGGTGCCCCCGCCGGACGCGTTCTCATCGAACGCGCCCTCGCGCTGTTCGAGGAGATGGACGCCACCGGCTGGATCGCCGAGGCGCGCGCCGCGCTCTAG
- a CDS encoding aryldialkylphosphatase, producing MPKTPLSGKAQTVLGAVDGDAMGITLPHEHLLIDFKVMFKEPDAAADKGRALAPVSMANLGWIRQNFSSNLDNLRLLDEDVARDEALLFKHAGGQTMVDPTNGGLSRDPEGLARIARATGLHIVMGSGYYVQAAHPSALARRGIEDITREIVGDITVGVGATGVRAGLIGEIGCSWPWTDEEKKVLRAAVAAQRETGAPLMIHPGRNPRAPQQILDVVAKEGGNLKRTIMCHIDRTIADRKHLMDLAQTGCYLEYDLFGLETSYYPYNPDFDMPNDGGRMGQILRLIEDGRARQLLMSHDIAYKHCLTKWGGFGYHHLLLNVLPRLRRKGLDDRAIRGLIVDNPRRAFVFA from the coding sequence ATGCCCAAAACCCCCCTGTCCGGAAAAGCGCAGACCGTGCTCGGCGCCGTGGACGGCGACGCCATGGGGATCACGCTTCCCCACGAGCATCTCCTCATCGATTTCAAGGTGATGTTCAAGGAGCCGGACGCCGCCGCCGACAAGGGGCGCGCGCTGGCTCCGGTGAGCATGGCGAATCTCGGCTGGATTCGGCAGAACTTCTCCTCGAACCTCGACAACCTCCGCCTGCTCGACGAGGACGTGGCGCGCGACGAGGCGCTGCTCTTCAAGCACGCGGGCGGCCAGACCATGGTGGATCCCACCAACGGCGGGCTCTCGCGCGATCCCGAGGGCCTCGCACGGATCGCCCGCGCCACCGGGCTCCACATCGTGATGGGCTCGGGCTACTACGTCCAGGCCGCTCATCCTTCTGCGCTAGCACGACGTGGGATCGAGGACATCACCCGCGAGATCGTGGGCGACATCACGGTGGGCGTCGGCGCGACGGGGGTGCGCGCGGGGCTCATCGGCGAGATCGGGTGCAGCTGGCCGTGGACCGACGAGGAGAAGAAGGTGCTCCGCGCGGCGGTGGCGGCACAGCGCGAGACGGGCGCGCCGCTCATGATCCACCCCGGGCGCAATCCCCGAGCGCCCCAGCAGATTCTCGACGTGGTCGCGAAGGAGGGCGGCAACCTCAAGCGGACGATCATGTGCCACATCGACCGCACGATCGCGGACCGCAAGCACCTGATGGATCTCGCCCAGACCGGCTGCTACCTCGAGTATGACCTCTTCGGTCTGGAGACGTCCTACTACCCCTACAATCCCGACTTCGACATGCCCAACGACGGCGGACGCATGGGGCAGATCCTCCGGCTCATCGAGGACGGGCGCGCGCGGCAGCTGCTGATGTCCCACGACATCGCCTACAAGCACTGCCTGACCAAGTGGGGCGGCTTCGGCTATCACCACCTGCTGCTGAACGTGCTGCCCCGCCTACGCCGCAAGGGGCTCGACGACCGCGCGATCCGCGGGCTCATCGTGGACAACCCCCGCCGCGCCTTCGTCTTCGCCTAG